A single genomic interval of Metasolibacillus fluoroglycofenilyticus harbors:
- a CDS encoding FMN-binding negative transcriptional regulator, which produces MFIPKYYKVTDFKEITNFINENSFGTLVTIKNEIPIATHIPLLLNQEEEDYFITGHMAYGNPAWRTFEACKEVLVMFQGPHAYISSSWYGHENVPTWNYQAVHVYGKASILDKEELVQDLTLLLEKYEANRENPILWDTLSPELLAAELKGIVGFKIKIREIQASYKMSQNRNEVDYRNIVAQLQNEPNADSHRMAEAMKKREEFRGNKNAAQKEQ; this is translated from the coding sequence ATGTTTATACCAAAGTATTATAAGGTTACGGATTTTAAAGAAATTACAAATTTTATTAATGAAAATTCATTTGGAACTTTAGTTACAATAAAAAATGAAATACCAATAGCGACACATATTCCTTTATTGCTAAATCAGGAAGAGGAAGATTATTTTATTACTGGCCATATGGCTTATGGAAATCCCGCGTGGAGAACTTTTGAAGCATGCAAGGAAGTGCTTGTTATGTTCCAAGGGCCTCATGCGTATATTTCTTCCTCTTGGTATGGACATGAAAATGTTCCTACTTGGAATTACCAAGCGGTCCATGTATATGGAAAGGCGAGTATTTTAGACAAAGAAGAGCTAGTACAGGACTTAACATTATTGCTTGAAAAATACGAGGCTAATCGAGAAAATCCGATTTTATGGGATACACTTTCCCCTGAGTTATTAGCAGCTGAACTTAAGGGGATTGTTGGCTTTAAAATTAAAATAAGAGAAATTCAAGCTTCGTATAAAATGAGCCAGAATCGCAATGAAGTGGATTATCGAAATATTGTAGCGCAACTACAAAATGAGCCGAATGCTGATTCGCACCGTATGGCAGAAGCAATGAAGAAAAGAGAGGAATTTAGAGGCAATAAAAATGCTGCTCAGAAAGAGCAGTGA
- a CDS encoding NADPH-dependent FMN reductase, whose amino-acid sequence MTALNIGIIIGSTREGRVSPQVAQWVKEIANQRNDANYTVIDIANYKLPLLGEPGQDASGAKGWSEIIAKQDGFVFIVQEYNHSITGALKNAIDYLRVEWNNKAAGIVSYGSVGGARAAEHLRGIMGELLVADVRVHPALSLFTDFENGTDFKPKDVQADSVNQMLDQLISWSKALSTIR is encoded by the coding sequence ATGACAGCATTAAATATTGGTATTATTATTGGTTCAACACGTGAAGGACGTGTAAGCCCACAGGTAGCACAATGGGTAAAGGAAATTGCAAATCAAAGAAATGATGCAAACTATACAGTAATCGATATTGCTAATTACAAATTGCCTTTATTAGGTGAGCCTGGTCAGGATGCATCTGGAGCAAAGGGCTGGTCAGAAATTATTGCAAAACAAGATGGGTTTGTATTTATCGTTCAAGAGTACAATCATTCTATTACAGGCGCTTTGAAAAATGCGATTGATTATTTAAGAGTAGAATGGAATAACAAGGCAGCAGGAATTGTCTCCTATGGCTCTGTAGGTGGTGCTCGTGCTGCGGAGCATTTGCGCGGTATTATGGGAGAGCTGTTAGTAGCAGATGTGCGTGTTCATCCAGCTCTTTCATTATTTACAGATTTCGAAAACGGAACTGATTTCAAACCGAAAGATGTTCAGGCAGATTCAGTAAATCAGATGTTAGACCAATTAATTTCATGGTCAAAAGCATTATCTACAATTCGGTAG
- a CDS encoding GNAT family N-acetyltransferase: MIKELNTKRLHLRRMQVSDSHSLFKIWSDPDVTKFMNISNFTDETQAKEMIELLENLAQANKAIRFSMIEIKSHEIIGTCGFNSIDFENSKAEIGYDIAKAYWGMGYAPEGIKALVHYAFENLGLNRIEAKVEPSNANSIKVLQKLNFTFEGTLRQYEKSKASFIDINIYSLLKTD; encoded by the coding sequence TTGATAAAAGAATTAAACACCAAAAGACTGCATTTAAGAAGAATGCAAGTTTCAGACTCACACAGCTTATTTAAAATTTGGTCTGACCCGGATGTAACTAAATTTATGAACATTTCTAATTTCACAGACGAAACACAAGCAAAAGAAATGATTGAGCTCCTAGAAAATTTAGCTCAGGCTAATAAAGCAATTCGCTTCAGTATGATTGAAATTAAATCCCATGAAATAATTGGTACTTGCGGATTTAATTCAATAGACTTCGAAAACTCGAAAGCAGAAATCGGTTATGATATTGCTAAAGCCTATTGGGGCATGGGTTATGCTCCTGAAGGTATTAAAGCATTGGTTCATTATGCTTTTGAAAACTTAGGGTTGAACAGAATCGAAGCAAAGGTAGAGCCTAGCAATGCCAATTCAATCAAAGTACTACAAAAACTTAATTTCACATTTGAAGGAACGCTTAGACAATACGAAAAATCTAAAGCAAGCTTTATAGACATCAATATTTACTCGCTCTTAAAAACAGATTAA
- the ribD gene encoding bifunctional diaminohydroxyphosphoribosylaminopyrimidine deaminase/5-amino-6-(5-phosphoribosylamino)uracil reductase RibD, translating into MSDEQVMQFALSLAKSGSNQTSPNPLVGCVITKNEEIIGFGAHLKFGEAHAEINALKIAGERAEGSKVYVTLEPCSHVGQTGPCVEALIRAQVAHVFIATLDPNPLVAGRGVRRLEEAGITVSIGLCEEEAKVLNEAFFYYISHRLPYVTLKQAISLDGKITAEIGKQTAITGRLVQKDVHYTRSTHDAILVGSNTICIDDPSLTNRCSTSNKQPIRIVIDRDGKVPNSAKVFNDKTALTWLFTTKSRKLAGVRTFVIEDCSLRNVLRKLADEGIMTLYVEAGCKMADAFLQQQFVQKMIIYIAPKLLGTNALSMTTIALQEAFTFTKVEKIGEDIKLTMMMMK; encoded by the coding sequence ATGAGTGATGAACAAGTTATGCAATTCGCTTTGAGCTTGGCAAAATCAGGTAGTAATCAAACTTCTCCTAATCCACTTGTTGGGTGTGTTATTACAAAAAATGAGGAGATTATAGGTTTTGGTGCTCATCTTAAATTCGGAGAGGCACACGCGGAAATTAATGCCTTAAAAATTGCAGGTGAGAGAGCGGAGGGTTCGAAGGTTTACGTTACACTTGAGCCATGTAGCCATGTTGGGCAAACAGGTCCATGTGTTGAGGCACTAATTAGAGCGCAGGTTGCACATGTTTTTATTGCGACGCTGGATCCGAACCCACTTGTAGCTGGACGGGGAGTTCGAAGGTTGGAGGAGGCGGGCATTACGGTAAGTATAGGATTATGTGAAGAAGAGGCAAAAGTATTAAATGAAGCATTTTTTTATTATATTTCACATCGTTTACCTTACGTTACATTAAAGCAAGCCATTTCGTTGGACGGTAAAATTACTGCTGAAATAGGGAAGCAAACTGCAATCACGGGTAGGCTTGTTCAAAAGGATGTGCATTATACAAGGTCAACACATGATGCTATTTTAGTAGGCTCAAATACGATTTGCATCGATGACCCAAGCTTAACGAATCGTTGTAGTACCTCAAACAAACAACCGATTCGAATTGTTATTGATCGTGATGGAAAAGTACCAAATTCAGCGAAAGTTTTTAATGATAAAACGGCTCTAACTTGGCTTTTTACAACAAAATCTCGTAAATTAGCAGGTGTTCGTACGTTTGTGATAGAGGATTGTTCCTTGCGAAATGTATTAAGAAAGCTAGCAGACGAAGGGATTATGACTTTATATGTTGAGGCTGGCTGTAAAATGGCGGATGCCTTTTTACAACAACAATTCGTACAAAAAATGATTATATACATTGCGCCTAAGCTATTAGGAACAAATGCGCTTTCAATGACAACAATTGCTTTGCAAGAAGCGTTTACTTTTACTAAAGTTGAAAAAATCGGTGAAGATATTAAATTAACAATGATGATGATGAAATGA
- a CDS encoding bifunctional 3,4-dihydroxy-2-butanone-4-phosphate synthase/GTP cyclohydrolase II encodes MFNTIEEAIADLKQGKVIIVVDDENRENEGDFVALAEYATPDVVNFMATYGKGLICTPIDLQIAQTLQLEPMVTNNTDKHQTAFTVSIDYIDTTTGISAFQRALTIEKMLDDKTEPQHFRRPGHVFPLIAKKNGVLERPGHTEAAVDLAILSESKKAAVICEIMNEDGTMARLPQLKKMALDFNMKLITIESLIQYRLKKELIISREAAIQLPSHYGDFTMIGYANPIDFKEHVAVVKGDLSNVEAPLIRVHSECLTGDIFNSKRCDCGAQLQQALAKIEQEGVGAILYMRQEGRGIGLLNKLKAYELQEKGFDTVEANEMLGFACELRNYSLCAQMLIELGVTQIRLLTNNPDKVAQLERYGIKVVERVPLITGLVEENANYLNTKKEKMAHLL; translated from the coding sequence ATGTTTAATACGATAGAAGAGGCAATTGCTGACTTAAAGCAGGGGAAAGTGATTATTGTTGTAGATGATGAGAATCGTGAGAATGAAGGCGATTTTGTTGCATTAGCTGAATATGCCACGCCCGATGTGGTTAATTTTATGGCAACGTATGGAAAAGGATTAATTTGTACACCGATTGATTTACAAATAGCGCAAACTCTTCAGCTTGAGCCAATGGTTACAAATAATACGGATAAGCATCAAACGGCATTTACTGTAAGTATTGATTATATTGATACTACAACAGGAATTAGTGCTTTTCAAAGAGCATTAACTATCGAAAAAATGCTTGATGATAAGACGGAGCCACAGCACTTCCGTCGTCCCGGGCATGTTTTTCCTTTAATCGCAAAAAAGAATGGGGTACTCGAAAGACCTGGACATACAGAGGCAGCGGTAGATTTAGCAATACTTAGTGAAAGTAAAAAGGCTGCGGTTATCTGTGAAATAATGAATGAGGATGGCACGATGGCTCGTCTACCCCAATTAAAAAAAATGGCCTTAGATTTTAATATGAAGCTTATTACGATAGAAAGCTTAATTCAATACCGTCTTAAAAAAGAGCTAATTATCTCACGTGAAGCAGCAATTCAACTGCCATCACATTATGGTGATTTTACAATGATTGGCTATGCTAATCCAATTGATTTTAAGGAGCATGTTGCTGTTGTTAAAGGGGATTTGTCCAATGTAGAAGCACCGCTAATACGTGTTCACTCTGAATGTTTAACAGGCGATATTTTTAATTCAAAACGCTGTGATTGCGGAGCTCAGTTACAACAGGCACTTGCTAAAATCGAGCAGGAAGGAGTAGGGGCCATCCTTTATATGCGGCAAGAGGGGCGAGGAATAGGGTTATTAAATAAATTAAAAGCATACGAATTACAAGAAAAAGGCTTTGACACAGTAGAAGCTAATGAAATGCTTGGCTTTGCTTGTGAACTACGCAATTACAGTTTATGTGCGCAAATGCTAATAGAATTGGGGGTAACACAAATTCGTTTATTAACGAATAATCCAGATAAAGTAGCGCAGCTGGAGCGATACGGTATAAAAGTAGTAGAACGTGTACCCCTTATTACGGGGTTAGTAGAAGAAAATGCTAATTATCTAAATACAAAAAAAGAGAAGATGGCACATTTATTATAA
- the ribE gene encoding riboflavin synthase: MFTGIIEELGTIEKMAKGQESIALTIGAKKVIADLKVGDSIAVNGVCLTVTSFTNTKFTTDVMPETVRATSLSQLQIGSVVNLERAMAANGRFGGHFVSGHIDEVGSILRKRSFANAVYFDIKTSHESTALCIPRGSIAIDGISLTIFDLQKEMVTISIIPHTFNETTLGFKREGDLVNIETDLLGKYIAKQLQTKSTTLTEDFLQQNGF; encoded by the coding sequence TTGTTTACTGGAATTATTGAAGAGCTCGGTACGATTGAGAAAATGGCAAAAGGGCAGGAATCAATCGCTCTTACAATTGGCGCTAAAAAAGTTATAGCAGATTTGAAAGTTGGCGATAGCATTGCTGTAAATGGAGTATGTTTAACTGTAACAAGCTTTACAAATACGAAATTCACGACAGATGTTATGCCTGAGACGGTCCGTGCAACCTCACTATCGCAATTGCAAATAGGTTCCGTTGTTAACTTAGAGCGTGCTATGGCTGCTAATGGGCGTTTTGGAGGGCATTTCGTATCGGGTCATATTGATGAGGTAGGGTCTATTTTACGTAAACGTTCGTTCGCGAATGCAGTTTATTTTGATATAAAAACATCTCATGAATCAACTGCACTTTGTATACCACGTGGGTCAATCGCAATTGATGGTATTAGTTTAACAATATTTGATTTACAAAAAGAAATGGTTACGATTTCGATTATTCCACATACATTTAATGAGACAACACTTGGATTTAAACGTGAAGGTGACCTAGTTAATATAGAAACAGATTTATTAGGAAAATACATTGCCAAGCAGCTACAAACAAAATCAACAACGTTAACGGAGGATTTTTTACAACAAAATGGATTTTAA
- the ribH gene encoding 6,7-dimethyl-8-ribityllumazine synthase yields the protein MVKTFEAQLVGTGLKIGIVVGRFNEFINDKLLAGAIDGLKRHGVEEDAIDVAWVPGAFEVPFIAKKMAESQKYDAVIGLGTVIRGATTHYDYVCNESAKGIASVGLQTGVPTIFGIVTTETIEQAIERAGTKAGNKGYDAAVAAIEMANLSKMF from the coding sequence ATGGTAAAAACATTTGAAGCACAGCTTGTAGGTACAGGATTAAAGATAGGTATTGTTGTTGGACGCTTTAACGAATTTATTAATGATAAACTATTAGCCGGTGCAATTGACGGTTTAAAACGCCATGGCGTAGAGGAAGATGCTATTGATGTGGCTTGGGTACCGGGAGCGTTTGAAGTACCCTTTATAGCAAAAAAGATGGCAGAATCTCAAAAATATGATGCTGTCATCGGACTTGGTACAGTTATTCGTGGAGCTACAACGCACTATGATTACGTTTGCAACGAGTCCGCAAAAGGAATTGCTAGTGTAGGTCTGCAAACGGGTGTTCCAACTATTTTTGGAATTGTTACAACCGAAACAATCGAACAAGCAATTGAGAGAGCTGGAACGAAAGCTGGTAATAAAGGCTATGATGCTGCAGTTGCTGCAATTGAGATGGCTAATTTATCAAAAATGTTTTAA
- a CDS encoding PLP-dependent aminotransferase family protein, which produces MKNTIFIFNNTSPKYKQIYEQFKLYIENGDISINDQLPSIRELANSLSVSRNTTLTAYEQLMAEGYIRSEGRKGYFVNKVDSSLFQNNLMNINNKELELKESKHILIDFRAGTVDQQHFPLKIWRRMTNQVLYTQQSYYYGNPFGEHCLREQIATYLFQSRGVRTSVDSIIIGSGTQQMLINLIEILKREFSSIIVEDPGYDGAREAFKFHNLSIETIPVFKSGVDFSKLNELLSRLIYVTPSHQSPLGVSMSIKERLELIQWANSKEGYVIEDDYDSEFRYTQQPFPALASIDSTRVIYLGNFSKSFLPGIRISYMVLPEMLLSNYKKQWSAFECTASLLHQLAMANFMQEGEWNRHIKRMRLVYKRKMQCITTELRKHFKDTISIIGEQSGLFVLVKIHLNLTEECLINRASLLGVKVYPTSIYSVQNHIVEPAIKLGFSNLSCEEIQLGIRLLKEAWT; this is translated from the coding sequence ATGAAAAATACTATATTTATCTTTAATAATACTTCACCTAAATATAAACAAATTTATGAGCAGTTCAAGTTGTATATTGAGAATGGTGACATTTCAATTAATGACCAGCTACCTTCTATTCGTGAACTCGCAAATTCACTTTCAGTAAGTAGGAATACTACACTTACAGCCTATGAACAGCTTATGGCTGAAGGCTATATTCGCAGCGAAGGTCGCAAAGGGTATTTTGTAAATAAAGTAGATTCATCTTTGTTTCAAAATAATTTGATGAACATCAATAATAAAGAGCTTGAATTAAAAGAAAGTAAACATATTCTGATTGATTTTCGTGCGGGAACAGTAGACCAACAGCATTTCCCCTTGAAAATTTGGCGAAGAATGACGAATCAAGTTTTATATACACAGCAAAGCTATTATTATGGAAACCCTTTTGGTGAACATTGTTTACGTGAACAAATTGCCACCTATTTATTTCAATCTCGTGGTGTAAGGACAAGTGTTGATTCAATAATTATTGGTAGTGGAACACAACAAATGTTAATCAATCTCATCGAAATTTTAAAAAGGGAATTTTCTAGTATTATTGTCGAAGACCCAGGCTATGATGGTGCAAGAGAAGCTTTTAAATTCCATAATTTGTCCATTGAAACAATCCCCGTCTTTAAATCAGGTGTCGATTTCTCAAAATTAAATGAACTGTTGTCTCGCCTCATTTATGTTACTCCCTCCCATCAAAGCCCTCTTGGTGTTAGTATGTCGATAAAGGAAAGGTTAGAGCTCATCCAGTGGGCTAATAGTAAAGAAGGTTATGTAATAGAGGATGATTATGATAGTGAATTTCGCTATACGCAGCAACCATTTCCGGCTCTTGCCTCTATTGATTCAACAAGAGTTATTTATTTAGGTAATTTTTCTAAATCATTTCTTCCTGGAATACGTATTAGTTATATGGTACTTCCAGAAATGCTGCTATCGAACTATAAAAAACAGTGGTCAGCTTTCGAATGCACTGCCTCCCTTCTACACCAACTTGCGATGGCTAATTTTATGCAGGAAGGTGAATGGAATCGACATATTAAGCGAATGCGCCTCGTTTATAAGCGAAAAATGCAATGCATTACTACGGAATTAAGAAAACATTTCAAAGATACGATTTCAATTATAGGAGAGCAATCTGGTTTGTTTGTATTAGTGAAAATACACTTAAACCTTACTGAAGAATGTTTAATTAACCGCGCATCTTTACTAGGGGTGAAAGTGTATCCTACTTCCATTTATTCAGTACAAAATCATATAGTTGAACCAGCTATAAAGCTTGGATTTAGCAATCTCTCGTGTGAAGAAATTCAGTTAGGTATTCGGCTTTTAAAAGAAGCTTGGACTTAA